From Oculatellaceae cyanobacterium, a single genomic window includes:
- the rimM gene encoding ribosome maturation factor RimM (Essential for efficient processing of 16S rRNA) — translation MANSEWLEIGTIVAPQGLNGEMRVYPTSDFPERFEEPGQRWLLKPGETEPQPIELLGGYYLAGKNLYVVELAGIEKRSQVEELRGYQLMVPESDRPTLAEDEYHIIDLVGAEVFNQLTGENLGVVVSVISAGNDLLEVKPHQTSASTSQADSKQKSAKTVLIPFVKEIVPVVDIPQKRIEINPPPGLLTINN, via the coding sequence ATGGCTAATTCTGAGTGGTTAGAAATTGGGACAATTGTTGCGCCTCAAGGTTTAAATGGCGAGATGCGGGTTTATCCTACTTCTGACTTTCCTGAAAGGTTTGAGGAACCAGGACAGCGTTGGCTGTTGAAACCAGGGGAAACTGAACCTCAACCAATTGAATTGTTGGGCGGTTATTATCTTGCTGGAAAAAATTTATATGTAGTCGAATTAGCTGGTATAGAAAAGCGTAGCCAAGTAGAGGAGTTACGAGGTTATCAATTAATGGTACCAGAGAGCGATCGCCCTACGCTTGCAGAAGACGAATATCACATCATCGATTTGGTTGGTGCAGAAGTATTCAACCAGCTTACAGGAGAAAATTTAGGGGTAGTAGTCTCTGTTATCTCAGCAGGGAATGATTTGTTGGAAGTCAAGCCGCATCAGACATCAGCATCTACTTCACAAGCTGATAGCAAACAAAAATCAGCTAAGACAGTTTTAATTCCGTTTGTAAAAGAAATTGTTCCTGTAGTAGATATCCCACAAAAACGAATTGAAATTAATCCTCCCCCTGGGCTGTTAACAATTAACAATTAA
- a CDS encoding tetratricopeptide repeat protein, whose amino-acid sequence MRSPTKFFSLLISSLVVSASYTLPVAANSSIDTNVIGDSNNAIPNQRLQATQLFKQGVDQYRSHQYQDALNTYQQVLKMYREVGDEAGESRTLHNLGIISFYLKEPAQAIELLQQSLSIREKINDRVGTARSLDNIRKIKMLQTQATVSPSTEISLTFDVDDKPALRSLDSSSGDQNIIPESNNPVTQPSDEKEVLFIW is encoded by the coding sequence ATGCGATCACCAACTAAATTTTTTAGCTTACTTATCTCTAGCCTAGTGGTTAGTGCCAGCTATACCTTACCCGTAGCAGCAAATTCCTCTATTGATACAAATGTTATTGGAGACAGCAATAACGCCATTCCAAATCAACGGCTTCAAGCAACTCAGTTATTTAAGCAAGGAGTTGATCAATATCGTAGCCATCAATATCAAGATGCGTTAAATACTTATCAACAAGTGCTAAAAATGTATCGAGAAGTTGGTGATGAAGCTGGAGAGTCAAGAACACTCCACAACCTGGGGATAATTTCTTTCTATCTCAAAGAACCCGCACAAGCAATAGAGTTATTGCAGCAATCATTAAGCATTCGTGAAAAAATTAATGATCGAGTAGGAACAGCGCGTTCCCTTGATAATATTCGTAAAATAAAAATGTTACAGACTCAGGCTACGGTATCACCATCAACTGAAATCAGCCTGACTTTTGATGTAGATGATAAACCTGCTTTACGTTCATTAGACTCATCTAGTGGCGATCAAAATATCATTCCTGAGTCTAATAATCCTGTTACACAACCAAGTGACGAAAAAGAGGTATTATTTATCTGGTAA
- a CDS encoding alpha/beta hydrolase, with the protein MIATETKFPGWEWRIPKITPPTMSLTAKLSILLLNLGCLLLPGVAQEPVLSAEKIYVTYGPLDFSLPVSALEVYAREGKIEPEFAFYTRFFDQKQLEQLGRLLVRRANISPVMIAQILYSPTGEILLQRIGEVVQTKANQPGFYAIRAAMIQAAASEEGLTPLNVLKKFPTYGIRINTERGFQVLDELNNLISESQNAIAAIEQQATTEASARSLFNFSGLPDIRKPGLFTWKKQTINLNDIRRRRIFPVDVYLPQSSNQRPLPVVVISHGLADDRETFGYLAQHLASYGFAVAVPEHPGSNTKKIESVLSGFARSLVVPSELIDRPIDIKYLLDELGRLFPGQLNLQQVGVAGQSFGGYTSLALAGAKLNFEQLQKDCANSQDSLNISLLLQCSGLVLPPNNYQLQDERIKAAIAINPVTSSLFGESQISQIKIPTMIVSSSADTATPALSEQIQPFTWLTTPNKFLVLLKKGTHFSTLTPSQGVIPLPAQALGPDPKIAHEYMKALSLAFFKTYIAGELPYRTYLNAGYAQVISQYQIPLNLVQNITPQQLTEGGNQATPAPAPSPSPSPSPSPSPTP; encoded by the coding sequence ATGATCGCTACTGAAACTAAATTTCCTGGGTGGGAGTGGCGGATTCCTAAAATTACTCCGCCTACTATGTCACTAACGGCTAAGTTAAGCATTCTCTTATTAAATTTAGGCTGCTTACTACTTCCAGGTGTGGCACAAGAGCCTGTTTTGAGCGCTGAGAAGATTTATGTAACTTATGGGCCACTTGATTTTTCTTTGCCTGTTTCTGCTTTGGAAGTGTACGCCAGGGAAGGCAAAATTGAACCAGAATTTGCTTTCTACACTCGGTTTTTTGATCAAAAACAGCTTGAGCAATTAGGGCGTTTACTGGTGAGGCGAGCGAATATAAGTCCGGTGATGATAGCCCAGATTCTATATTCGCCTACTGGAGAAATTTTGCTGCAACGAATTGGGGAGGTAGTTCAAACTAAAGCTAATCAACCAGGTTTTTATGCGATTCGGGCAGCGATGATTCAGGCTGCTGCTTCAGAGGAAGGTTTGACACCGTTAAATGTGCTGAAAAAGTTTCCCACTTATGGGATTAGAATTAATACGGAGCGAGGTTTTCAGGTTCTTGATGAGTTAAATAACCTGATTAGTGAATCTCAAAACGCGATCGCAGCAATTGAACAACAAGCTACAACTGAAGCTTCCGCCCGATCTCTGTTTAATTTCTCTGGGTTACCAGACATTAGGAAACCAGGATTATTTACCTGGAAAAAGCAAACAATTAATTTAAACGACATTCGTCGTCGGCGCATTTTTCCCGTAGATGTCTACTTACCCCAAAGTTCTAATCAGCGCCCTCTACCTGTAGTGGTAATTTCTCATGGATTGGCAGATGATCGTGAGACATTTGGGTATTTAGCACAACATTTAGCTTCCTACGGATTTGCTGTTGCTGTACCAGAACATCCTGGTAGCAATACCAAGAAAATAGAATCTGTACTTAGCGGTTTTGCTAGATCTCTGGTTGTTCCTAGCGAGTTGATTGATAGACCAATAGATATTAAGTATTTATTGGATGAATTGGGTAGATTGTTTCCAGGGCAGTTAAATTTGCAACAGGTTGGTGTTGCTGGTCAGTCTTTTGGAGGCTACACCAGTTTAGCTTTAGCTGGTGCGAAGCTAAATTTTGAGCAACTGCAAAAAGATTGTGCCAACTCGCAAGATTCTTTAAATATATCTTTATTACTGCAATGTAGCGGGCTGGTGTTACCACCAAATAATTATCAGTTGCAGGATGAACGAATTAAAGCTGCGATCGCCATTAATCCTGTTACTAGCAGTTTGTTTGGAGAAAGTCAAATTAGCCAAATTAAAATTCCAACGATGATTGTTTCTAGCAGCGCTGATACTGCCACCCCAGCTTTATCAGAACAGATTCAACCTTTTACTTGGCTAACTACTCCCAATAAATTTTTAGTATTACTGAAAAAAGGTACTCATTTTTCTACGTTGACACCATCACAAGGTGTTATACCATTACCTGCTCAAGCACTTGGCCCTGACCCAAAGATTGCTCATGAATATATGAAGGCGTTAAGTTTAGCTTTTTTCAAAACGTATATTGCTGGAGAGTTACCATATAGAACTTACTTGAATGCTGGTTATGCTCAAGTTATTAGTCAATATCAAATACCTTTAAATCTTGTGCAAAATATCACTCCACAACAGCTAACAGAAGGGGGTAATCAAGCTACGCCAGCGCCAGCACCATCACCATCGCCATCGCCATCTCCCTCTCCCTCACCTACGCCTTAA
- the argF gene encoding ornithine carbamoyltransferase: MEALKGRDLLTLADLSTGEIHELLDLAAKLKSGVVKLRCNKVLGLLFYKASTRTRVSFTVAMYQLGGQVIDLNPNVTQVSRGEPLADTARVLDRYLDILAIRTFEQQDLQTFANYAQIPIINALTDLEHPCQILADLLTVQESFGSLENLTLTYLGDGNNVAHSLLLGCALVGMNVRIATPEKFQPNQQIVQQAQAIAAIKGTEVIISQDAQASVKGASVIYTDVWASMGQEDQAGDRIPIFQPYQVNEQLLSSANSDAIVLHCLPAHRGEEITDGVMEGTQSRVWEQAENRMHAQKALLVSLLGAD, from the coding sequence ATGGAAGCATTAAAAGGACGAGATTTATTAACCCTGGCAGACTTAAGCACTGGTGAAATCCACGAACTATTAGATCTAGCAGCAAAGCTCAAATCTGGTGTAGTTAAGCTGCGGTGTAATAAGGTGCTAGGGCTGTTATTTTATAAAGCTTCTACCCGAACTCGTGTCAGTTTTACTGTAGCGATGTACCAATTAGGCGGTCAAGTAATCGATCTCAATCCCAACGTTACCCAGGTAAGCCGAGGGGAACCTTTGGCAGATACAGCACGAGTATTAGATCGCTATCTCGATATTCTAGCAATTCGGACATTTGAGCAGCAGGATTTACAAACTTTTGCCAATTATGCTCAGATTCCCATTATTAATGCTTTAACAGATTTAGAGCATCCTTGTCAAATTTTGGCAGATTTATTAACAGTTCAGGAATCCTTTGGTTCACTGGAAAATCTGACATTGACTTATTTAGGCGACGGCAATAATGTCGCCCACTCCCTGCTACTAGGCTGTGCTTTAGTGGGAATGAATGTTAGGATTGCTACTCCAGAAAAATTTCAGCCAAATCAGCAGATTGTGCAGCAAGCACAAGCAATAGCTGCTATTAAAGGTACAGAAGTAATTATTAGTCAAGACGCTCAAGCATCAGTTAAAGGAGCCTCTGTAATTTATACCGATGTTTGGGCGAGTATGGGTCAAGAAGATCAGGCTGGCGATCGCATTCCTATTTTTCAACCTTACCAAGTTAATGAACAATTATTAAGCAGTGCGAATTCAGATGCAATTGTGCTGCACTGTTTACCCGCCCATCGAGGAGAAGAAATCACCGATGGCGTGATGGAAGGAACACAGTCACGGGTTTGGGAGCAAGCAGAAAATAGAATGCACGCCCAGAAAGCATTGCTAGTTAGTCTTTTAGGCGCAGATTAA
- the lexA gene encoding transcriptional repressor LexA, giving the protein MEPLTDAQQKLYDWLVDYISQHQHAPSIRQMMLAMNLKSPAPIQSRLEHLRIKGYINWTEGKARTLRIIRGANGVPILGTIAAGGLVEPFTDVVDHIDFSQVFRQPDYFALRVVGDSMIEDQIAEGDMVIMRPVPEPERVKNGTIVAARVEAHGTTLKRYHRHGDTITLKPSNPKYDPIKVMANQVEVQGILVGVWRGYDSVLKSTPKRQQ; this is encoded by the coding sequence ATGGAACCCCTGACAGACGCTCAACAAAAACTTTACGATTGGCTAGTAGATTACATCAGCCAGCATCAACACGCCCCTTCAATCCGGCAGATGATGTTAGCAATGAACTTAAAATCACCAGCACCGATTCAAAGCCGCCTAGAACATTTACGCATTAAAGGATATATCAACTGGACAGAAGGTAAAGCTCGTACACTTCGGATTATTCGTGGTGCTAATGGAGTACCCATTTTAGGAACCATTGCTGCTGGTGGTTTAGTTGAACCATTCACCGATGTAGTAGATCACATAGATTTCTCTCAAGTATTCCGTCAGCCAGATTATTTTGCGCTGCGGGTAGTTGGCGACAGCATGATCGAAGATCAAATTGCCGAGGGCGATATGGTGATCATGCGACCCGTACCAGAGCCAGAACGAGTTAAAAATGGCACTATTGTAGCAGCACGAGTTGAAGCACACGGCACAACTTTAAAACGCTATCACCGTCATGGAGACACAATTACTCTCAAACCGTCTAATCCCAAGTACGATCCGATTAAAGTAATGGCTAACCAAGTAGAAGTACAAGGGATTTTAGTAGGTGTTTGGCGTGGCTACGACTCAGTGTTAAAATCAACACCCAAGCGTCAGCAGTAA
- a CDS encoding AmpG family muropeptide MFS transporter produces MKATQSLLQAFQSRKMAALLLLGFSSGLPLFLTSRTLQVWMTEEKVDLGVIGLFAIVSLPYSLKFAWSPLLDRFAPPFLGRRRGWLVVTQVGLLLAIAAMALQKPAQDIQVLQLLAINALIITFLSATQDIAGDAYRTDVLKPKELEAGASLWVLGYRVALLATSFLALILADYMPWNVVYLLMAAFMAVGLITSFWAPAAAGEDLQNRSPLSLKDIIFLIIIVALVVGLLGGVFTSFIPLNVFYWVVAGLIGVWLITSFLLPKRNLENVLSDRPPQSLQDAVVMPFQEFFQRFGLPRGSLILVFILLYKLGDALVGNMANPFLIAINFTKTQIGAIQGGMGFLATTVGVLAGGAILTKLGINRCLWIFGILQLLSNFGYYALAVTGKNDSLLVLAINIENFCAGLVTVVTVAFLMSLCNHRFTTTQFALFSSLVAISRDILSAPAGELAKATGWPSFFLITVVLALPGLLLLPVVAPWNAQPIAIPNLEGNDHN; encoded by the coding sequence ATGAAAGCAACTCAATCATTACTGCAAGCTTTTCAAAGCCGTAAAATGGCTGCTTTGTTATTACTAGGTTTTTCATCCGGTTTACCTTTGTTTTTAACGAGTAGAACCCTGCAAGTTTGGATGACCGAAGAAAAAGTAGATTTGGGTGTGATTGGGTTATTTGCGATCGTATCGTTGCCTTATTCACTCAAATTTGCTTGGTCGCCTTTATTAGATCGATTTGCACCACCTTTTCTAGGACGTAGGCGGGGTTGGCTAGTTGTTACTCAAGTTGGGTTATTATTAGCGATCGCTGCTATGGCATTGCAAAAACCAGCCCAAGATATACAAGTACTACAACTGCTGGCAATCAATGCTTTAATAATTACTTTTTTGAGCGCCACTCAGGACATTGCAGGTGATGCCTATCGCACCGATGTATTGAAGCCAAAGGAACTGGAAGCAGGTGCATCACTTTGGGTACTTGGCTATCGTGTTGCTTTGTTAGCAACAAGTTTCCTGGCTTTGATCTTAGCCGATTATATGCCTTGGAATGTTGTTTATTTGTTAATGGCAGCTTTCATGGCAGTAGGGTTAATAACATCTTTTTGGGCTCCAGCAGCAGCAGGGGAAGATTTGCAAAATCGCTCACCGCTATCTCTAAAAGATATAATTTTCCTGATTATTATCGTTGCATTAGTAGTAGGCTTACTAGGGGGCGTTTTCACAAGTTTTATCCCCTTGAATGTGTTTTATTGGGTAGTCGCAGGTTTAATTGGAGTCTGGCTAATCACATCTTTTTTGCTGCCTAAACGTAACTTAGAAAATGTCTTATCAGATCGACCACCGCAATCTTTGCAAGATGCGGTAGTTATGCCATTTCAAGAGTTTTTTCAAAGATTTGGTTTGCCTAGAGGTAGCTTAATTCTTGTTTTTATATTGCTCTACAAACTTGGTGACGCTTTAGTAGGAAACATGGCAAATCCATTTTTGATAGCTATAAATTTTACTAAGACTCAAATAGGAGCAATTCAAGGAGGGATGGGTTTTCTGGCGACCACTGTGGGTGTATTAGCAGGTGGCGCAATCCTGACCAAATTAGGAATAAATCGCTGTCTGTGGATATTTGGTATCCTGCAATTACTCAGCAATTTTGGTTACTACGCCTTAGCAGTTACTGGTAAAAATGATTCTCTGCTAGTCTTAGCAATTAATATAGAAAATTTCTGTGCTGGATTAGTTACTGTTGTTACAGTGGCTTTTTTAATGAGTCTTTGTAATCATCGCTTTACAACTACTCAATTTGCTTTATTCTCTAGTTTAGTAGCTATTAGCAGAGATATTCTTTCGGCTCCAGCAGGTGAGTTGGCTAAAGCGACAGGCTGGCCTTCATTCTTTTTAATCACTGTAGTATTAGCCTTACCTGGATTGTTGCTTTTACCTGTTGTGGCTCCTTGGAACGCTCAACCTATTGCGATACCAAACTTAGAGGGAAATGACCACAACTAG
- a CDS encoding GNAT family N-acetyltransferase has translation MTDLLLNNYQLRRGSGKDKALLVKFMQLTYQELFLEQQDFSHLAVTVEKYFSQETPLWLVEFLGSEQQETPSISNEQGGLIRKVPVVPAIACLWLGNAVDQVQGDRFSHIFLLYVSPDHRRRGIGSALMRHAENWAKSRGDRQIGLQVFEINAPAVNLYRQLGYQTQSLWMVKPLSK, from the coding sequence GTGACAGATCTATTACTAAATAATTACCAACTACGGAGAGGATCAGGAAAAGATAAAGCCTTACTGGTAAAGTTCATGCAATTAACTTACCAAGAACTTTTTCTTGAGCAGCAGGATTTTTCACATCTAGCTGTAACAGTTGAAAAATACTTTTCTCAAGAAACGCCGTTGTGGTTGGTAGAATTTTTGGGTAGTGAACAACAAGAAACCCCCTCAATCTCCAATGAGCAGGGGGGGTTAATTAGAAAGGTTCCGGTTGTTCCTGCGATCGCGTGTTTGTGGTTAGGTAATGCAGTAGATCAGGTGCAGGGCGATCGCTTTTCACACATTTTTTTACTTTATGTTAGTCCCGATCACCGTCGCCGAGGGATTGGTTCGGCTTTGATGCGCCATGCAGAAAACTGGGCTAAGTCAAGAGGCGATCGCCAAATTGGGTTGCAGGTGTTTGAAATCAACGCACCTGCTGTGAATCTTTATCGCCAGCTTGGTTATCAAACTCAGTCACTCTGGATGGTCAAACCTTTAAGCAAATAG
- a CDS encoding HEAT repeat domain-containing protein yields MYNDEDLTLLDPDAELESPLDQLEPIDAEPEAPQIDPEAMLALLDSAATPQRMLAARAFCELQDDRAIPHLICLLTDACPLVRVSAAYALGRNPSTTAVEQLIAQLNRDWNGYVRKGVVWALGNCRDRRSLTPLTHALKTDISAVRLWAASSLAQMADLGYEAVVASIPPLIEALVQDPVAGVRSNCAWSIGQLCRELPSNVVYATAVDALIQVLEEDQDLGVREDAKAALLKLGDARGLQAIEALEIEDIS; encoded by the coding sequence ATGTACAATGATGAAGACCTAACCCTACTAGATCCTGATGCTGAACTCGAAAGTCCCCTCGATCAGCTAGAACCAATTGATGCCGAGCCGGAAGCTCCTCAGATTGATCCCGAAGCAATGCTGGCACTGTTAGATTCAGCCGCAACGCCACAACGGATGCTGGCAGCTAGAGCTTTTTGTGAGCTACAGGATGACCGCGCCATCCCTCACTTGATTTGCCTACTGACAGACGCTTGCCCATTAGTGCGGGTGAGCGCAGCCTATGCTTTAGGACGCAACCCCAGTACAACAGCAGTGGAGCAGTTAATTGCTCAACTAAACCGTGACTGGAATGGCTATGTCCGCAAAGGTGTTGTCTGGGCTTTGGGTAACTGCCGCGATCGCCGTTCTTTAACTCCACTAACTCATGCACTCAAAACCGATATCTCTGCGGTACGCCTTTGGGCTGCTAGTTCTCTAGCTCAAATGGCTGACTTAGGATATGAAGCCGTCGTCGCCTCAATTCCCCCTTTAATTGAAGCGTTAGTACAAGATCCTGTTGCTGGTGTTCGTAGTAATTGTGCCTGGTCAATCGGACAATTATGCCGAGAATTACCTTCAAATGTTGTCTACGCTACCGCTGTTGATGCCCTAATTCAAGTATTAGAAGAAGATCAAGATCTTGGTGTTCGTGAAGATGCCAAAGCAGCACTATTAAAATTAGGTGATGCTCGTGGTTTACAGGCAATTGAAGCGTTAGAAATTGAAGATATTAGTTGA
- a CDS encoding HEAT repeat domain-containing protein: MSNTPESVKELLSSGDLGDRLRGVNQLLEIEPAAAFELVQVAINDSNARVRYTAVSKLDTLGDQDLPATLTMLRDRLLNDSEPDVQAAAADSLGALKLTEAFEDLQNLYHSTSEWLIQFSIIAALGELGDPRAFDLLAEALNSDIELVKTAAIGSFGELGDARAVPLLVPYATNPDWQVRYRLVQALSRLGGTDARSTLETLANDSVEQVAQEAKASLNAQ, translated from the coding sequence ATGAGCAATACACCTGAATCTGTTAAAGAATTGTTAAGTTCTGGAGATCTTGGCGATCGCTTGCGTGGCGTTAACCAATTACTCGAAATAGAACCAGCAGCAGCATTTGAGTTAGTCCAAGTAGCTATTAATGATAGCAATGCTCGTGTACGTTATACAGCAGTTAGTAAATTGGACACGCTAGGAGATCAGGATCTACCAGCTACGTTAACAATGTTGCGCGATCGCCTGTTGAATGACTCCGAACCCGATGTGCAAGCGGCGGCGGCGGATTCTTTAGGCGCACTCAAGCTAACAGAAGCATTTGAGGACTTACAAAACCTTTACCACAGCACCTCTGAGTGGCTGATCCAATTCAGCATTATTGCTGCCTTGGGAGAATTAGGAGATCCCCGCGCTTTTGATTTATTAGCCGAAGCGTTAAACTCTGACATTGAGCTAGTAAAAACAGCCGCCATTGGTTCTTTTGGTGAACTAGGAGATGCCCGTGCCGTTCCATTGTTAGTTCCATATGCTACAAATCCCGATTGGCAAGTGCGCTACCGTTTAGTGCAGGCACTCAGCCGATTAGGTGGTACAGATGCACGCTCAACCCTAGAAACCTTAGCCAATGACAGTGTAGAGCAAGTTGCCCAGGAAGCTAAAGCTAGTTTAAACGCTCAGTAA
- a CDS encoding CBS domain-containing protein codes for MANTVADVMSRDVITVQPQTPLNQAIQILAERRITGLPVVDDAGKLVGVISETDLMWQETGVTPPAYIMFLDSVIYLQNPTTYERDLHKALGQTVGEVMTTEAITIKPEKPLQEAAKLMHEKHIRRLPVVDDAGKVLGILTRGDIIRTMATE; via the coding sequence ATGGCTAACACCGTTGCTGATGTGATGAGCCGTGATGTCATTACGGTTCAACCCCAGACACCTTTAAATCAGGCGATTCAAATTTTGGCAGAACGCCGGATTACAGGTTTGCCAGTAGTGGATGATGCAGGCAAATTAGTGGGTGTAATTTCAGAGACAGATTTGATGTGGCAGGAAACAGGAGTAACTCCGCCAGCCTATATTATGTTTCTCGATAGTGTGATTTATTTGCAAAACCCGACTACATACGAGCGAGACTTGCACAAAGCTTTAGGGCAAACAGTTGGAGAAGTAATGACAACTGAGGCGATCACTATTAAGCCAGAAAAACCTTTGCAGGAAGCAGCCAAGCTGATGCACGAAAAACATATCAGGCGTTTACCTGTAGTTGACGATGCAGGCAAAGTCCTGGGTATTCTCACTCGTGGAGATATTATTCGGACGATGGCTACAGAGTAA
- a CDS encoding M42 family peptidase has protein sequence MSTSDYDRLFNTIEELVLHHSPSGVEGEVDQLIISKFTQLGVEVWIDAAGNAIAKIPGKDANRAIAITAHKDEIGAIVKTVGEQGRVEVRRLGGSFPWVYGEGVVDLLGDNQTISGILSFGSRHVSHESAHKSQQEDKPVRWEDAWIETKCTTEELAEAGIRPGTRMVVGKHRKKPIRLKDFIASYTLDNKASVAILLALVEQLKTPPVDVYLVASAKEEVGAIGALYFTQNQRLEALIALEICPLSSEYPIEDGVAPVLLAQDAYGLYDENLNSEIREAAKDADIPLQIAILSQFGSDASIAMKFGHVSRAACLAFPTQNTHGYEIAHLGAITNCIHILTAYCQSIN, from the coding sequence ATGTCTACATCCGACTACGATCGCCTATTCAATACAATTGAAGAATTAGTACTGCACCACTCTCCTAGTGGCGTTGAAGGGGAAGTCGATCAGTTAATTATTAGTAAGTTTACTCAACTGGGAGTAGAGGTGTGGATAGATGCAGCAGGAAATGCGATCGCCAAAATTCCAGGTAAAGATGCAAATAGAGCGATCGCAATTACCGCACATAAAGATGAAATTGGTGCAATTGTTAAAACGGTAGGCGAACAAGGACGAGTTGAAGTCCGCAGACTTGGCGGTTCTTTTCCTTGGGTTTATGGCGAAGGCGTAGTAGATTTGTTGGGAGATAATCAAACAATTTCTGGGATTTTATCATTTGGTTCGCGCCATGTTTCTCACGAATCTGCCCATAAATCTCAACAGGAAGATAAACCTGTGCGTTGGGAAGATGCTTGGATAGAAACTAAATGTACAACCGAAGAATTAGCTGAAGCAGGAATTAGACCAGGGACTCGGATGGTTGTAGGTAAACATCGCAAAAAACCCATCCGACTTAAAGACTTTATTGCTAGTTACACTCTCGATAACAAAGCATCTGTAGCAATTTTATTAGCTTTAGTTGAACAACTTAAAACACCACCAGTTGATGTTTATTTAGTAGCTTCAGCGAAAGAAGAAGTTGGCGCAATTGGTGCTTTATATTTTACTCAAAATCAACGTTTAGAAGCGTTAATTGCGCTGGAAATATGCCCTTTATCTTCTGAATATCCGATTGAAGATGGCGTTGCGCCTGTGCTACTTGCTCAAGATGCTTATGGTCTTTATGATGAAAATCTTAATAGTGAGATCAGAGAAGCCGCAAAAGATGCAGATATACCTTTACAAATAGCAATACTAAGTCAATTTGGTAGTGATGCTTCAATTGCGATGAAATTTGGTCATGTTTCGCGTGCTGCTTGCTTGGCATTTCCTACACAAAATACTCATGGTTATGAGATTGCTCACTTAGGTGCGATCACTAACTGCATCCACATCTTGACAGCTTATTGTCAGTCAATTAATTGA
- a CDS encoding SGNH/GDSL hydrolase family protein, with protein sequence MPLFSKIGNTLILGVLPVAVIATVPQEAKAAKLLPENIDSLYVFGDSISDTGNVFTATQGGIPPEPFYFQGRFSNGPIWIDDLSQKLGLNLTPAFKIATGQAAPTAGINFAFGGSTTGTANTLNYLLPQGSQNLPGLQQQVGLFSTLIPTQQAANPNALYVLWAGANDYSPTDSDFVPYTDTNTTLANLSSTAQSLANLGAKNIMVVDLPDLGKLPVSLGTAEATELSNLTTEHNSQLFQAIQSSVGDSVNIIPFDVSSLFNQAIANPSEFNLTNVTAACFNQANGTICPNPNEYLFWDQRHPTTATHGFIADAAFNTLEAEAVPEPSSQLGILVFGVLGGAVVKRKVKKSRSKISA encoded by the coding sequence ATGCCTTTATTTTCCAAAATAGGTAATACATTAATTCTAGGTGTATTACCCGTCGCTGTTATAGCGACAGTACCTCAAGAAGCAAAAGCCGCCAAACTACTGCCAGAAAATATTGACAGTTTATATGTGTTTGGTGACAGTATCTCTGATACTGGTAATGTTTTTACTGCTACGCAAGGCGGAATTCCACCAGAGCCATTTTACTTTCAAGGACGTTTTAGTAATGGGCCAATTTGGATAGATGATCTGTCACAAAAGCTAGGATTAAATCTTACCCCAGCATTTAAAATTGCTACTGGGCAAGCTGCTCCAACAGCAGGCATAAACTTTGCTTTTGGAGGTAGTACAACAGGAACAGCTAACACACTCAATTACCTTTTACCGCAAGGCTCTCAAAATCTACCAGGCTTACAACAGCAGGTTGGTTTATTTAGTACTCTCATACCAACTCAGCAAGCAGCTAATCCAAATGCGCTGTACGTTTTATGGGCTGGTGCTAATGATTATTCACCAACAGATAGTGATTTTGTGCCTTATACAGACACTAATACTACTCTTGCCAATTTATCAAGCACAGCACAGTCACTTGCTAATCTTGGTGCTAAAAATATCATGGTTGTTGACTTGCCGGATCTAGGAAAGCTTCCAGTTTCACTGGGAACTGCGGAAGCTACTGAATTGAGTAATTTAACTACAGAGCATAATTCTCAGTTATTCCAGGCAATCCAGAGTAGTGTAGGTGATAGTGTTAACATTATTCCTTTTGATGTTAGTTCCCTTTTTAATCAGGCGATCGCTAATCCTTCAGAATTTAATTTGACTAATGTAACTGCTGCTTGTTTTAATCAAGCAAATGGTACTATCTGTCCTAACCCCAACGAGTATTTATTTTGGGATCAACGTCACCCAACAACCGCAACTCACGGGTTTATAGCAGATGCAGCTTTTAATACTCTCGAAGCTGAGGCTGTTCCTGAACCTTCTAGTCAGTTAGGAATTTTGGTTTTTGGTGTTTTGGGTGGTGCTGTTGTGAAGCGTAAAGTCAAAAAATCTCGCTCTAAAATTAGTGCTTAA